Proteins from a single region of Deltaproteobacteria bacterium:
- a CDS encoding nicotinate phosphoribosyltransferase, with amino-acid sequence MGENLTLLTDLYQLTMAQAYFQSRRAGAATFSLFVRTYPQNRSYFVSAGLQDVLTYLSELHFDDTDIDYLRSKRLFADDFLEFLQTVRFTGEVWAIPEGRLFFRDEPVLEITAPIIEAQLVETFIINQVQLQSLIATKAARCVHAAQGRSVVDFSLRRTHGSDAGLKVARASYLAGFNGTSNVLAGQRYDLPIVGTMAHSFISSHEQEIDAFRSYVKSFPHNSILLIDTYDTLAGARKAVTVAKEMAARGEKLLGVRIDSGDLLPLAREVRGILDEAGLMDVKITGSGGLDEYDLSDFSRAGAAFDSYGVGTKMGTSADAPWCDMAYKLVEYGNRSVVKMSPGKRSWPGKKQVFRCLDKEGKLLGDVIGMRDDVFADAEPLLKNVMARGEITAPLPSLGATRELFLQEFACLPQPIRAIRKPETYPVEFSPRLQALRAEVERDVLGKR; translated from the coding sequence ATGGGTGAAAACCTTACCCTACTGACCGACCTTTATCAGCTCACCATGGCGCAGGCTTATTTTCAGAGCCGGCGCGCGGGCGCGGCGACGTTTAGTTTGTTTGTGCGCACCTATCCGCAAAACCGCAGCTATTTCGTCAGCGCTGGTTTGCAGGATGTTTTGACTTATCTTTCCGAGCTGCACTTCGATGACACCGACATCGACTACTTGCGATCCAAGCGGTTGTTCGCGGATGACTTCCTTGAGTTTCTTCAAACGGTGCGCTTCACCGGCGAAGTCTGGGCGATTCCCGAAGGGCGGCTTTTTTTTCGAGATGAGCCGGTGCTAGAAATCACCGCGCCGATCATCGAAGCGCAGCTGGTCGAAACTTTCATTATCAACCAGGTCCAGCTGCAATCGCTCATCGCTACCAAGGCGGCGCGTTGTGTTCATGCGGCGCAGGGCCGGAGCGTCGTCGATTTTTCGCTGCGCCGCACGCACGGTAGCGACGCCGGGTTAAAAGTCGCGCGCGCGAGCTATCTCGCCGGTTTCAACGGCACCAGTAATGTTCTCGCTGGCCAGCGCTACGACTTGCCGATCGTCGGCACCATGGCGCATTCGTTCATTTCCAGTCATGAGCAGGAGATCGACGCGTTTCGTAGCTATGTGAAAAGTTTTCCGCACAACTCGATTCTCTTGATCGACACTTACGATACCCTTGCTGGCGCCCGTAAAGCAGTCACCGTGGCAAAAGAAATGGCGGCCCGCGGCGAAAAACTATTAGGCGTGCGCATCGATAGCGGCGATTTACTGCCGCTGGCGCGCGAGGTGCGCGGTATTCTCGACGAAGCTGGTCTTATGGACGTGAAGATCACCGGCAGTGGCGGTCTAGACGAATACGATCTTAGCGATTTTTCCCGAGCCGGGGCCGCCTTCGATAGTTATGGCGTCGGCACCAAGATGGGTACGTCGGCGGATGCGCCCTGGTGCGATATGGCGTACAAGCTGGTCGAGTACGGGAATCGGAGCGTCGTGAAGATGAGTCCCGGCAAAAGATCTTGGCCTGGTAAGAAACAGGTTTTTCGTTGCTTGGATAAAGAAGGCAAACTTCTCGGCGACGTCATTGGCATGCGCGACGATGTCTTTGCCGATGCCGAGCCGTTGTTGAAGAACGTTATGGCACGGGGAGAAATCACGGCGCCATTGCCATCGCTCGGAGCCACCCGCGAGCTTTTTCTGCAAGAATTCGCCTGTCTGCCGCAGCCTATCAGAGCGATTCGTAAGCCGGAAACTTACCCGGTGGAGTTTTCCCCGCGGCTGCAGGCGCTGCGGGCGGAAGTTGAACGGGATGTATTGGGCAAGCGGTGA